The nucleotide window ACTGCCTCGGAAATTTTTTCAGAGAATACATAAGCAGCTAAACCAAATGGTGTATTATTTGCTCGTTGCAGTACTTCCTCTACCGTTTCAAATGTTGTAATCGGTGCTAGTGGACCAAATGTTTCCTCATACATGCATTCCATTTCGTCAGAAACATTGGAAATAACTGTTGGCTCTAGGAAATAGCCTGGACTATCTGTTAATTCTTTGCCCCCTGTCAAAATAACCGCACCTTTATCAACCGCATCCTGTAATTGCGCTTTTACTTTATTAACCGCATTTCCATCAATTAATGGTCCAATGACAACGCCCTCTTCAAGACCGTTTCCAATTTTTAATTTCCTTACTTCTTCTACGAAAATATTTGCGAACTCTTCCTCTACATCCTTATGCACATAAATGCGATTGGCACATACGCATGTTTGTCCTGCATTACGGAATTTCGATTTAATTAAATTTTCAGCCGCTAATTGTAAATTAGCATGTTTTGTAATAATGAATGGTGCATGTCCGCCAAGCTCTAATGAAATTTTCTTCACTGTTTGTGCAGCCTGTTCCATTAACTGCTTGCCGATTTCTGTAGAACCAGTAAACGTTACTTTGCGAATACGGCTATCATTCATCCATTCTTTGACGATAGCACCTGCGTTTCCTGTCACAATATTTAGTACACCTTTCGGAATGCCCGCTTCATGTGCTAGTTCAATTAATTTAATCGCAGTAAATGGCGTTTGCGATGCTGGTTTAATTACTGCTGTACAGCCTGCCGCAAGTGCTGGACCTACTTTACGTGTAATCATTGCAGCTGGGAAGTTCCAAGGCGTAATAGCTGCAATCACACCTACAGGCTGTTTAATAACGAGTAAGCGCTTAACCACACTTGACGAAGGAACAGTATGCCCATAAATTCGCTTGCCTTCCTCTGCATACCAAGAAATAAAGCTATTTGCATAATTTACTTCACCAATTGCCTCTGCTAACGGCTTACCTTGCTCTTCCGTCATAATTTTCCCGATTACCTCTTTATTGTCATCAATCAATTGATACCATTTTTGCAGTAGGTTTGAGCGTTCTTCAGCAGTTAATTTTGACCAAGCATCAAGCGCATTATACGCTGCATCAGCCGCTAATTTTGCTTCCTCACTACCGCCCTTTGGTACCGTGCCAATCACATTATTTGTTGCTGGATTTATTACTTCAATTTGCTCTTTTGTGTCAATTTGCTCGCCGTTAATAATCAAAAATTCTTTTTTGCCCAATGATTTCCACTCCTTTAAAATTCGATGTAAAGGTTTACATACGATTATATGGAGTGCTTATAAAAAAAGTCAATATTAAATTTAATCTAAAATAAAGTAATTTTCCCCTTTTTCCAAAAATTCAGAACTATTATCCTTAATATATGTATCTCGAAATCCTTTTATAAAATCTATTGCTAAAGAAAAAAATCATGGTATTCTAACTCAAAAGATATACTTTAATTTATTAGGCTCTTATCCATAATTTGGGTTTAAGATAATGATAATACGTCTTATTTTTACAAGGCTTAGCGCTAAAAATAACCGTGATTACTATATAGAAATGAGGTTTTACAGTATGAAAGTAAATATTTACGATGTCGCAAAGGCAGCAAATGTTTCCATCGCTACAGTATCAAAAGTCATTAATAATACTGGACGAATTGGTGATAAAACACGTAAAAAGGTTAATGATGTTATTAAAGAGCTAGACTATAAACCTAACTTGATGGCATCTGCCTTGATGGGCAAAAAAACATGTACAATTGGCTTTATTTTACCAGATTTAGCGAATCCATTCTTTTCTGAGCTAGCAAGATATGTTGAAGACATGGCTAGTAGCTTTAACTATAATGTTGTTATTTGCAGTACAGACTATATTACAGAGAAAGAGGAAATGTATGTATCTTTATTACTACAAAAAAATGTTGATGGTTTTATTTTAGCATCTGGCTTTGAAAGCTTTGAAGCGATAGAAAAAATACAGGCAATGAATATCCCTATTGTACTTGTTGCTAGAAATGCACCTGGTAAACAACTAAATCTTGTATCAATTAATGACTATGACGCCGGATTCCGTGCTACCTCTTACTTGATTGAACGAGGACACCAGCAAATAGCAATTATTGCACGTAATATTTGGAGTAACCGTGAACGCTATCGAGGCTATGCAGATGCAATGCGCAAAAATGGGCTTGTGCCTATGGATGAGTATTATTATGCAAAAGAATCAACAATTCAAGATGGCTTTAAAAGCCTACAGCAAATTATGAAGGTTTCCTCTATAAAGCCAACTGCATTTTTTGCATGCAATGATTTAATGGCAACAGGTGCTATTAAAGCTTGTAAAAAACTTAATCTAAATGTACCAGAGGATATTTCCATCATCGGCTTTGATAATAGTATTTTTGCACAAATTGTTGAGCCTGCTTTAACAACAGTTGAACAGCCACAGCGAGAAATTGCGACAGAGGCAGTTCAATTGCTTATGAATGCAATTAACGGCGATAACGCACATCAAACTATTACGTTGAAAACTAAAATTATTGAAAGGGAAACAGTAAAAAATCTAATTTTGTAGTTGAAAATTCTAAAAATTCATTTTATAATAACGTAAAATTAGGTTAAGCGCTTAACTTATCTTGAAGGAGGCGATTATTATTCGCGGAACTGCTATGGTTGTTCAATCAGGTGGCCCAACAGCCGTTATTAACAGCTCATTAGCTGGACTTGTTACCGCTATACGTAAAAAAGCTGATATTCCTGTTTATGGAGCAAAAGGCGGTCTTCAAGGCTTATTGCAAAACACCTTTGTTCGCCTTGATGCCCTTTCAGAGCAACAGCTTCATAACATTAAGTACACGCCAGGTGCAGTGCTTGGAACATGCCGATTAAAAGTAGACGAGCAACATTTAAAACAAATTATCAATGTATTTAAAGCTTTAAATGTCCGTTACTTTTTTTATATCGGTGGCAATGGCTCCATGCATGTTGCACATCAAATTAGCATATATGCTCGCAACAATAATTATGATTTGTATACGATTGGCATTCCGAAATCAATTGATAACGATTTACACTTGATTGATCATTCACCGGGTTATGCGAGTGCAGCGAAGTTTTTGATTTCTTGTACACGTGATATCACATTTGATATTGCTAGCTATGAGCTTCCTAAAAAAGTAACTATTTTAGAAACAATGGGACGCAACACAGGCTGGTTAGCTGCCGCTTGCTCATTGGCAGCAAACCCTCAGTCCAATTGCCAGCAGCTCATTTATATACCAGAAGTTCCGTTTAATATGGAGCAGTGCTTGGAAAATATCGAGAAAAATAAAAACAATGGTGCCCATACACTTCTTATTGTTTCTGAAGGTATTCGTGATAAAAACGAGAGATTAATCGGCTCAGATAATATCCTTTTTGATACGCTGAATAGACCGAAATTAGGTGGTGTATCTTACACGCTTAAACAACAAATTCATCAAAATCTCGGCATTTCAACTCGCTATATCGATACGAGCATTTGGCAAAGATGCTGCACGAGCTGTCTATCTATTGTCGATGTGGAAGAAGCGTATACTCTCGGTATGAACGCCTGGGAAGCTGTGCAGAATGGTAATAACAATGTCATGGTGACATTAATTCGCCAAGAAGGTACTAGTTATGCCCCTGTTTACGGCACAGTTTTCTTAAAAAATGTTGTAGATGTTGAAAAGCATTTCCCAATAGAATGGTACAACAGCACAATGAATACGATTCAAGGTGCATTTTCAAACTATTTAACTCCTCTTTTAGAGGAAGATGTCTCACCTGCTCAAGATTATTTCTTCGACAAGCTGGTGAATATATAATTTCCGACAATGGTTAAGCGCTTACTCATTTTGAATTTAAGGAGGAATTTTATGTCAGTCATTAACTTACTACAAGAAAAGGCTACAAATGCACGAAAAGATTTATTAAAGGTTGTACATCATGCAGGAGCTGGGCATATTGGAGGCCCGCTATCTGCCATCGATATATTAACAACGCTCTATTTCAACGAGATGAATGTTGACCCAAGCAATCCAAAGGATGCTGAGCGGGACCGCTTCATCCTATCAAAGGGACACTCTGCCATTGGTTTATATGCGGTTCTTGCTGAACGAGGATACTTACCAAACGAGGAACTGTTTACTTTTGATTCTTTAAACTCTCGATTACAAGGACACCCTGATATGAAGGCCCTCCCAGGCATTGAAATGTCTACAGGCTCTTTAGGTCAAGGGATTTCAGCAGCAGTTGGTATGGCTTTAGGAGCGAAATTACAAAATCAGGGCTTCCGCACATATTGCATGATTGGTGATGGGGAATCACAGGAAGGTCAAGTATGGGAAGCTGCTTTCATTGCACCAAAGTACAACCTTGATAACCTTGTTGTTATTGTAGATTACAATAAATTACAGCAATACGGCTGGCCTGGAACAGATACAGAGCGCTCTGCACCGAACGACCTTTTCGAGGAAAAATGGCTTGCCTTTGGCTGGCATGTTATTCGTATTGATGGGCATTCTTATGCTGATATTTTACAAGCATTTGAGGAAGCAAAATCAACGAAGGAGAAGCCTACAGTAATTATTGCAGATACGGTCAAAGGAAAAGGGATTAGCTTCATGGAGGGCAACTATTTATGGCACTCTAAAGTTCCATCGGATGAAGAACTAGCAAATGCACTAGCGGAATTAAATGCTGTAGGAGGATTATAAATGAAAATTTCTGAACTTAAAAAGGTGTCAATGCGCGATACATTTAGTACGGCTCTATTAGAAATCTCACAATCTGATGAAAAGGTATATGTATTAGATGGTGACTTAGCGACATCAACAAAAATCGATACGGTGGCAACAAAATTGCCAGAGAAGTTTTTGCAAATGGGCATCGCCGAGCAAAATATGTTAAGCGTTGCGGCTGGATTAGCCACAACTGGACTACAGCCATGGGTGGCTACATTTGCTGCCTTTATGTCAAAACGTGCCCTTGATCAAATTCAAGTTCAAATTGCACAACCAAATTTAGATGTGAAAATGATTGGTGCATATAGCGGCTTACTAACAGGGCTAACGGGGAAATCCCATCAAGCCTTAGAGGATATTGCTATTTTCAGAACGCTAGCGAATATGACTGTACTCGCTCCTGCTGATGCAGTAGAAACAGCAGCGATGATTAAATGGGCAAATGAATATAACGGACCTGTCTATATTCGTTTAGCACGTGACAACTACCCAGTTATTTTTGATGAGCAACATCAATTCGAAGTAGGCAAAGGCGTTCAATTACGTGAAGGTACAGATTTAACAATTATAGCAACAGGAACGCAAACAAGCCGTGCATTAGAAGCAGCAGAAATTTTAGCAGAACAAAATATTTCAGCGGCTGTCTTGCATTTACCTTCAATTAAGCCAATTGATCAAGAGGCTATTATTCAAGCTGCTGTACGTACTGGCGCAATCGTCACGGCAGAGGAGCATAGCATTTACGGTGGTTTAGGCAGCGCTGTAGCTGAAATTTTAGCAGCCAACGAACCTACTCCAATCGAATTTGTTGGTGTCAAAGACCGTAATTCTGAATCAGCAGATAATGATGAGCTATTAAATAAACATGAATTATTACCTATACATGTAGCTGAAGCTGCGAAGCGTGTGTTAGCACGCAAACGTTAATGAAAGGGGCTGTAGGACAAGGTTGGTATTACCTTGCCCTACAGCCCTATCCTATATAAAGAAGGAATTTCTTTAAATCTCAACTACATTATTAATAACTTGCAATATGCCCATCTGTGCGCGATTCTGTACCGCCCATCAGCACACCGTCTTCGTTACGCCAAATAATTTGCCCACGACCGAAGCCACCAGATTCGCTTATTTGGATATTGTGGCCTTTACGACGTAGCTCCTCAATTAAATATTGTGGGAAATGAGGCTCCACTAATATTGTCTTCTCACCTGTCCATTGCCATCTCGGCATATCGAGCGTTGCCTGTGGGTTTAAGTCGAAGTCCACTGTATGTGATACGACTTGCATATGCCCTTGTGGCTGCATATAACCACCCATTACTCCAAACGGTCCAACAGCGTTGCCATCCTTTGTTAAAAACCCTGGAATAATTGTATGATATGAGCGTTTACCACCTTTTAAGGCATTCGGTGCTTGTGCATCTAAAGAAAAATCATAGCCGCGATTTTGCAATGCGATGCCTGTATCAGGTACAACAACGCCAGAGCCAAAGCCCATATAATTACTTTGAATATACGATACCATATTGCCATCTTCATCCGCTGTCGCTAAATACACTGTTCCGCCTGATGGAATTTTCGTCGGCTGTGGATTCGCTGCATATGCTGTAATCTCTGATGCCTTGAATTTTGCATATTCCTCAGACAGTAAATAATCAACTGTCACAGGCATATCTGCTTGCTCTGTAA belongs to Lysinibacillus louembei and includes:
- a CDS encoding transketolase family protein, with amino-acid sequence MKISELKKVSMRDTFSTALLEISQSDEKVYVLDGDLATSTKIDTVATKLPEKFLQMGIAEQNMLSVAAGLATTGLQPWVATFAAFMSKRALDQIQVQIAQPNLDVKMIGAYSGLLTGLTGKSHQALEDIAIFRTLANMTVLAPADAVETAAMIKWANEYNGPVYIRLARDNYPVIFDEQHQFEVGKGVQLREGTDLTIIATGTQTSRALEAAEILAEQNISAAVLHLPSIKPIDQEAIIQAAVRTGAIVTAEEHSIYGGLGSAVAEILAANEPTPIEFVGVKDRNSESADNDELLNKHELLPIHVAEAAKRVLARKR
- a CDS encoding transketolase translates to MSVINLLQEKATNARKDLLKVVHHAGAGHIGGPLSAIDILTTLYFNEMNVDPSNPKDAERDRFILSKGHSAIGLYAVLAERGYLPNEELFTFDSLNSRLQGHPDMKALPGIEMSTGSLGQGISAAVGMALGAKLQNQGFRTYCMIGDGESQEGQVWEAAFIAPKYNLDNLVVIVDYNKLQQYGWPGTDTERSAPNDLFEEKWLAFGWHVIRIDGHSYADILQAFEEAKSTKEKPTVIIADTVKGKGISFMEGNYLWHSKVPSDEELANALAELNAVGGL
- a CDS encoding diphosphate--fructose-6-phosphate 1-phosphotransferase, with protein sequence MKEAIIIRGTAMVVQSGGPTAVINSSLAGLVTAIRKKADIPVYGAKGGLQGLLQNTFVRLDALSEQQLHNIKYTPGAVLGTCRLKVDEQHLKQIINVFKALNVRYFFYIGGNGSMHVAHQISIYARNNNYDLYTIGIPKSIDNDLHLIDHSPGYASAAKFLISCTRDITFDIASYELPKKVTILETMGRNTGWLAAACSLAANPQSNCQQLIYIPEVPFNMEQCLENIEKNKNNGAHTLLIVSEGIRDKNERLIGSDNILFDTLNRPKLGGVSYTLKQQIHQNLGISTRYIDTSIWQRCCTSCLSIVDVEEAYTLGMNAWEAVQNGNNNVMVTLIRQEGTSYAPVYGTVFLKNVVDVEKHFPIEWYNSTMNTIQGAFSNYLTPLLEEDVSPAQDYFFDKLVNI
- a CDS encoding LacI family DNA-binding transcriptional regulator; the protein is MKVNIYDVAKAANVSIATVSKVINNTGRIGDKTRKKVNDVIKELDYKPNLMASALMGKKTCTIGFILPDLANPFFSELARYVEDMASSFNYNVVICSTDYITEKEEMYVSLLLQKNVDGFILASGFESFEAIEKIQAMNIPIVLVARNAPGKQLNLVSINDYDAGFRATSYLIERGHQQIAIIARNIWSNRERYRGYADAMRKNGLVPMDEYYYAKESTIQDGFKSLQQIMKVSSIKPTAFFACNDLMATGAIKACKKLNLNVPEDISIIGFDNSIFAQIVEPALTTVEQPQREIATEAVQLLMNAINGDNAHQTITLKTKIIERETVKNLIL
- a CDS encoding NAD-dependent succinate-semialdehyde dehydrogenase is translated as MIINGEQIDTKEQIEVINPATNNVIGTVPKGGSEEAKLAADAAYNALDAWSKLTAEERSNLLQKWYQLIDDNKEVIGKIMTEEQGKPLAEAIGEVNYANSFISWYAEEGKRIYGHTVPSSSVVKRLLVIKQPVGVIAAITPWNFPAAMITRKVGPALAAGCTAVIKPASQTPFTAIKLIELAHEAGIPKGVLNIVTGNAGAIVKEWMNDSRIRKVTFTGSTEIGKQLMEQAAQTVKKISLELGGHAPFIITKHANLQLAAENLIKSKFRNAGQTCVCANRIYVHKDVEEEFANIFVEEVRKLKIGNGLEEGVVIGPLIDGNAVNKVKAQLQDAVDKGAVILTGGKELTDSPGYFLEPTVISNVSDEMECMYEETFGPLAPITTFETVEEVLQRANNTPFGLAAYVFSEKISEAVRISEGLEYGIVGLNDGLPSVAQAPFGGFKESGLGREGGLWGIEEFLEVKYISVGIE